The following are from one region of the Trichoderma breve strain T069 chromosome 5, whole genome shotgun sequence genome:
- a CDS encoding phosphoribosyl synthetase-associated domain-containing protein → MRNTLIFAGNSCPALTGQICENLGMTPAQAELTQFSNGETSVRILTSVREKDVFVVQSGSPRINDSIMELLIMISACKGGSANKVTAVLPYFPYSRQSKKKSPRGAITARMLSNLLGVAGVKHVITVDLHASQMQGFFRCPVDNLHAEPIIAKWIKRNVPNWREAVVVSKNPGGTKRVTSLADALKLNFGLVTTDRRRGTNMTGSMIMNHLDGLDQRSTRVVTDSQGSPIRSSDLSTSATNLADPVQADQPATRRKSAVHLDSDYDDRRAQEVIHGRLIQGHIVEDDFPSPGRSTAGNSVQGDDPMTMSHASSFFAPDRQSLAGGANGESSSDEEDNAFEDPRAEHMITLVGDVRNRTVFIVDDMIDKPGSWIAAAETVVKKGLAKKVYCIATHGVFGGDCLEQLQACECIDTIVVTNSFPINEERVRNSSKLVILDLSFLLSEAIRRNHYGESISPLFQHIGD, encoded by the exons ATGCGCAACACGCTCATTTTCGCCGGCAACTCATGCCCAGCTCTCACAGGCCAAATATGTGAGAACTTGGGCATGACTCCTGCCCAAGCGGAGCTGACCCAATTCTCCAAT GGCGAGACAAGTGTCCGGATCCTCACAAGCGTCCGAGAGAAGGATGTCTTCGTTGTCCAGTCTGGGAGTCCCAGGATCAACGACTCCATCATGGAGTTGCTCATCATGATCTCTGCTTGCAAGGGTGGCTCTGCCAACAAGGTCACAG CTGTGCTCCCGTACTTCCCCTACAGCCGACagtccaagaagaagtctcCCAGAGGAGCTATTACCGCAAGGATGCTGTCCAACTTGCTGGGCGTTGCTGGAGTTAAGCACGTCATCACCGTGGACCTTCATGCCTCGCAGATGCAAGGCTTCTTCAGGTGTCCCGTTGACAACCTCCATGCTGAACCCATTATTGCCAAATGGATCAAGCGAAATGTGCCAAATTGGCGAGAGGCTGTGGTGGTGTCCAAAAACCCTGGTGGTACAAAGCGAGTTACGTCACTTGCGGATGCTCTCAAGCTGAACTTTGGGCTGGTCACCACCGACAGGAGACGCGGAACAAATATGACAGGCAGCATGATCATGAACCATCTCGATGGGCTTGATCAGCG GAGTACTAGAGTTGTGACCGACTCGCAAGGTTCGCCTATTCGGTCTAGCGATTTGTCGACAAGTGCGACGAATCTTGCTGATCCTGTCCAAGCAGATCAACCCGCAACAAGGCGAAAGAGCGCTGTGCATCTCGACTCTGACTATGATGATCGTCGTGCCCAAGAAGTCATTCATGGCCGGCTGATTCAAGGCCACATTGTCGAAGATGACTTCCCGTCTCCGGGACGATCTACGGCGGGTAACAGCGTGCAGGGCGATGATCCGATGACCATGTCTCATGCTTCATCCTTCTTTGCGCCCGATCGTCAGTCGCTGGCCGGCGGCGCCAACGGTGAAAGCAGctccgacgaggaagacaaTGCTTTCGAGGATCCTAGGGCAGAGCACATGATCACGCTGGTAGGAGACGTGAGAAATCGCACCGTCTTCATAGTCGATGACATGATTGACAAGCCAGGGTCGTGGATCGCAGCGGCTGAGACCGTCGTCAAGAAAGGCTTGGCCAAAAAGGTGTATTGCATTGCTACCCATGGTGTCTTTGGCGGAGACTGTTTGGAGCAATTGCAAGCATGCGAGTGCATCGACACCATTGTTGTTACCAACAGCTTCCCCATCAACGAGGAACGAGTGAGAAACTCGAGTAAGCTGGTCATTTTGGATCTCTCCTTTCTCCTGTCCGAAGCCATCCGCCGAAATCATTATGGCGAGTCCATTTCTCCCTTGTTTCAACATATCGGAGATTGA
- a CDS encoding XPG domain containing domain-containing protein, which yields MGIPHLITTLENYASHEILQHQVVVVDGPALAYHILHLCRFQGANQPSYGLLSRLVIEWLDRLEDQQVTIRAIYFDGYLPESKQPIRMERVMKVTSRLNLFYSSNSMACPRKHVVPTNDIYLDANRPGRFTDKTSLDPAFLVPAIIDAIRGSSRYREKCFIIPGEADAYCASDIAKHGGTILTSDSDLLAHDLGNGKVVFFRDIHENASSMLACVVYAPREIYTKIGLSKSVEACRLGYERLRNPNATLPMLLKACSKPIADALDYDHFRQQYVHHESAPVPHLVDGSLLPLSGLDPRVSELLLQIGQAPKAKNAREKAKIFLPSLFDNPTKGTSWDASAHVRTLAYTAACRYLQCRCSMSVEEYRRVQNINQKGREISLLSSDETNIAARELLELLRRNATSKARIHIH from the exons ATGGGGATTCCTCATCTGATTACCACGCTGGAGAATTATGCCTCTCACGAGATTCTCCAGCACCAAGTGGTAGTCGTCGATGGCCCAGCATTGGCTTATcatattcttcatctctgcaGATTTCAAGGGGCCAATCAGCCGTCATATGGCCTTCTCAGTCGACTCGTCATTGAATGGTTGGATCGTCTGGAAGATCAGCAAGTGACCAt TCGAGCCATATACTTCGATGGCTACCTGCCAGAATCCAAGCAGCCTATCCGCATGGAGAGGGTGATGAAAGTAACTTCCCGGCTCAACTTGTTCTACTCTTCAAATTCTATGGCTTGTCCTCGCAAGCATGTGGTTCCTACAAATGATATATATCTAGATGCAAACCGCCCGGGAAGATTCACCGATAAAACTTCCCTGGATCCggcttttcttgttcccGCAATCATTGATGCTATCAGAGGTAGCTCTCGATACCGAGAAAAATGCTTCATTATTCCAGGAGAGGCTGACGCCTACTGTGCTTCGGACATTGCGAAGCATGGTGGTACAATTTTGACATCCGACTCGGATCTACTTGCTCATGaccttggcaatggcaaagttgTCTTCTTCCGAGATATCCATGAGAATGCTAGTTCGATGCTGGCTTGCGTGGTGTATGCGCCTCGTGAGATATACACGAAAATAGGATTGTCAAAATCCGTGGAAGCTTGTCGCTTAGGGTATGAACGGCTGCGTAACCCCAACGCAACGCTTCCTATGCTATTGAAGGCCTGCTCGAAACCTATAGCAGATGCTCTGGACTATGATCATTTTCGTCAACAATATGTCCACCACGAAAGTGCTCCAGTACCGCACTTGGTGGACGGTAGTTTGCTCCCATTGAGCGGCCTTGACCCCAGAGTGTCAGAACTGCTCCTTCAAATTGGCCAGGCGCCTAAAGCCAAGAACGCCCGagagaaggccaagatttttcttccatccttATTCGATAATCCCACCAAAGGCACATCTTGGGACGCAAGCGCGCATGTCCGGACGTTGGCCTACACGGCGGCGTGCCGCTATCTTCAATGTCGCTGCTCTATGTCAGTTGAGGAATACAGAAGAGTGCAGAACATCAATCAAAAGGGACGAGAAATTTCACTGCTATCCAGCGATGAGACAAATATAGCGGCCCGTGAGCTGCTGGAACTTTTGAGGCGA AATGCAACCAGCAAGGCAAGAATTCACATACACTAA